In a genomic window of Tissierella sp. Yu-01:
- a CDS encoding YigZ family protein yields MKEVYRTIKGYGEDEIIINKSKFIGYSSPINNEEEALEFIDKIKTKHRDATHNVYAYVLGEESNIQRFSDDGEPSGTAGIPVLEVIKKEDLRNLVVVVTRYFGGIKLGGGGLIRAYTKGAKIALDAGVLVDMTLHSNIKINIPYTLLGKVENFLITNGLKAEEINYKDDVEIFLYIIDSGLNKFEEEMSNLTNGTVKFNYLDKAHLPLVNGIRV; encoded by the coding sequence ATGAAAGAAGTGTATCGAACTATTAAAGGATATGGTGAAGATGAAATAATTATAAATAAATCAAAGTTTATTGGATACTCATCTCCTATCAATAATGAGGAAGAGGCTTTAGAATTTATAGATAAAATCAAAACTAAACATAGAGATGCAACTCACAATGTATATGCATATGTCCTTGGTGAGGAATCTAATATTCAGAGGTTTAGTGATGATGGTGAACCTTCTGGTACAGCTGGAATTCCAGTTTTGGAAGTTATTAAGAAAGAAGACTTGAGAAATTTAGTTGTTGTTGTTACTCGATATTTTGGTGGTATAAAACTCGGAGGAGGAGGTTTAATCCGAGCCTATACAAAAGGAGCTAAAATTGCTTTGGATGCTGGTGTCTTAGTTGATATGACACTTCATTCAAATATAAAAATCAATATACCTTATACATTGTTAGGTAAAGTTGAGAATTTTTTAATAACAAATGGCTTAAAAGCCGAAGAAATTAATTATAAAGATGATGTTGAAATTTTTCTATATATAATAGATTCTGGATTAAATAAATTTGAAGAAGAAATGTCAAATTTAACAAATGGTACAGTTAAATTTAATTATTTAGATAAAGCTCATTTGCCTTTAGTAAACGGAATAAGAGTTTAA
- a CDS encoding CoA-binding protein — protein MNVKEVMLDKKVWAVVGVSAKKNKWGYKIFKILKDHNYETYGISPNYDDIEGDKIYHSLKDLPKKVDVIDMVVSPKIAMNTLEEAKELGIEYIFFQPGTYDDEVIAKAEELGLKYLTGDCIYAILRNK, from the coding sequence ATGAATGTTAAAGAGGTTATGCTTGATAAGAAGGTTTGGGCAGTTGTTGGTGTATCTGCAAAAAAGAATAAGTGGGGATATAAAATTTTTAAAATTTTAAAAGATCATAATTACGAAACTTATGGAATTAGTCCAAACTATGATGACATTGAAGGAGATAAAATCTATCACTCACTTAAGGATTTACCTAAGAAAGTAGATGTGATAGATATGGTAGTTTCTCCGAAGATTGCAATGAATACTCTTGAAGAAGCAAAGGAACTTGGTATTGAATATATATTTTTCCAACCAGGAACTTATGATGATGAGGTAATTGCAAAAGCTGAGGAACTAGGACTTAAATATCTTACTGGAGATTGTATATATGCAATTTTAAGAAACAAATAA
- a CDS encoding TSUP family transporter — protein sequence MKLILTGLISGIISGMGIGGGVILIPSLVLFSDVAQIQAQGVNLVVFIPSAIIALLTHKKEGNLDSKYNKKIIIGGIIGALIGSILAVKIEENNLRKYFGIFLLAVGIYELIKKK from the coding sequence ATGAAGCTTATACTGACAGGTCTTATATCAGGTATTATAAGTGGAATGGGCATAGGTGGAGGTGTAATTCTAATTCCTTCGTTAGTATTATTTAGTGATGTGGCGCAAATACAAGCACAAGGAGTTAATCTGGTAGTTTTCATTCCATCAGCTATTATCGCTTTACTTACCCATAAAAAAGAAGGAAATCTTGACAGTAAATATAACAAAAAAATAATTATAGGAGGAATAATTGGAGCTTTGATAGGTTCAATTTTAGCAGTAAAAATTGAGGAAAACAATCTTAGAAAATACTTTGGCATCTTTTTATTAGCAGTGGGAATATATGAATTAATCAAAAAAAAATAG
- a CDS encoding sulfite exporter TauE/SafE family protein, translating into MKNNNFKLIALGLVTGLVNGLFGSGGGMIIVPALIFILGLKEYKAHATAISIIFPLTIISTIVYFFNNTIPLKIGFLVMIGALLGSYIGAKVLNKIPAKILRKAFGCVIIYTAVRMIWI; encoded by the coding sequence ATGAAAAACAATAACTTTAAATTGATAGCATTAGGGCTTGTTACAGGTTTAGTCAATGGCCTTTTTGGATCAGGAGGCGGAATGATAATAGTTCCTGCTCTTATTTTTATTTTAGGCTTAAAGGAATATAAAGCCCATGCTACAGCTATCTCAATTATTTTTCCTTTAACTATTATAAGTACAATAGTATATTTTTTTAATAATACAATACCTCTTAAAATAGGCTTTTTAGTTATGATTGGAGCTTTATTAGGTAGCTATATTGGTGCAAAAGTATTAAATAAAATACCTGCTAAAATTCTAAGAAAAGCATTTGGTTGCGTTATAATTTATACAGCTGTTAGGATGATTTGGATATGA
- a CDS encoding YebC/PmpR family DNA-binding transcriptional regulator, with protein MAGHSKWNNIKNKKGKEDAKRANVFTKLGRYIAVAAKEGGSDPDYNAALKAAIEKAKAANMPNDNIERAIKKGAGELDGAAYEEIMYEGYGPSGVAVLVSCLTDNRNRTAPDVRHAFDKNGGNLGTSGSVSFMFDRKGIIAIEREDSIDEDELTMLAIDLGAEDFESNENGFEITTSTEDFNSVRDGLSEAGYNFAMAEISYIPQNLVALTGEEDIKKMTKLIDMLEEHDDVQEVYHNWEMTEEE; from the coding sequence ATGGCTGGACATTCCAAATGGAATAATATAAAAAACAAAAAGGGAAAAGAAGACGCAAAACGTGCTAATGTATTTACTAAATTAGGTAGATATATTGCAGTAGCGGCTAAAGAAGGCGGATCAGATCCAGATTATAATGCAGCATTAAAAGCCGCTATTGAAAAAGCAAAAGCAGCAAATATGCCAAATGATAACATCGAAAGAGCAATTAAAAAAGGTGCTGGAGAATTAGACGGTGCAGCATATGAAGAAATCATGTATGAAGGCTATGGACCATCAGGAGTTGCAGTATTAGTTTCATGTTTAACAGATAACAGAAATAGAACAGCTCCAGATGTAAGACATGCATTTGATAAAAATGGCGGTAATTTAGGAACTAGCGGTTCTGTTTCATTTATGTTCGATAGAAAAGGCATAATTGCTATAGAAAGAGAAGATTCTATAGATGAAGATGAGTTAACAATGTTAGCTATTGATTTAGGTGCTGAAGACTTTGAATCAAATGAGAACGGATTTGAAATAACAACAAGTACAGAAGATTTTAACTCTGTAAGAGATGGATTATCTGAAGCTGGATATAACTTTGCAATGGCTGAAATTAGCTATATACCTCAAAACCTAGTGGCTCTTACAGGAGAAGAAGACATCAAAAAAATGACAAAACTTATAGATATGCTTGAAGAGCATGATGACGTTCAAGAAGTTTATCACAACTGGGAAATGACAGAGGAAGAGTAA
- a CDS encoding calcium-translocating P-type ATPase, SERCA-type encodes MNWYRHSKEEVFEYLGTSVEKGLTDKEVEKRLEIYSANELQEEPKRGFVVKIIDQFSDFLVIILIFAALISIIIGEARDSIVILAVVILNAILGIYQEGKAEKALEALKRMSSPTAKVIRNGYIDVVPAANLVPGDAVILEAGDIIPADMRLVESSNLTIDEASLTGESVPVEKKCGAIIEEDVSLGDRENMAYMSTIVAYGRGKGIVTETGHNTEIGKIATQIQSLDEDLTPLQKKLNQLGKYLGIITIIVCVIVFGIGILQGRGILEMFMVAISLAVAAIPEGLPAIVTIVLALGMNKMVGRNAIVKKLLAVETLGSITVICSDKTGTLTQNEMTVVKIFTNNKVIDVTGVGYESSGKFKIGGKEIVVEEIQDLKTLLSIGVLANDANITNISGTVSILGNPTEGALLTLGKKGNIDKDKFNREYPRIQEMPFDSNRKMMTTFHQNYIAEKIVSFTKGAPDIVVNRCKYISINGEVLPLNDSLRKKVLDTNDYFAKDALRVLALAYKTYAKLPDEISTENTEQHMILVGLVGIIDPPRPEAKEAIVKCKEAGITPIMITGDYKETAFAISKELGIAESSDEAIMGEELDKISDMELRKIVEKTKVYSRVSPEHKVRIVSALKAKGEIVAMTGDGVNDSMALKKADIGISMGITGTDVAKNTAEVILTDDNFASIVSAVEEGRIIFRNIRKFVFFLLSCNIGEIIIVFTSILLNLPIPLLPIQLLWLNLVTDSFPALALGVEKGEEDIMKLKPRNPDTPIIDNSMMIDIIVQSIVIGATSLLAYIWGLNTFPGNLIKARTITFTTLILAELLRAYSSRSDKYILFEIGVFSNPTMVYGTTISFLLMLGVIYIPVLQSIFHTIPLEINDWGVISSFALLPLIIGELYKVIFNRKNKI; translated from the coding sequence ATGAACTGGTATAGGCATAGTAAAGAAGAAGTTTTTGAGTATCTAGGGACAAGCGTGGAAAAAGGATTAACAGACAAAGAAGTAGAAAAAAGATTAGAAATTTATAGTGCTAATGAATTGCAAGAGGAACCAAAGAGAGGATTTGTTGTAAAAATTATAGATCAGTTCTCAGATTTTTTAGTAATAATATTAATATTTGCTGCTTTAATATCCATTATTATTGGGGAAGCTAGGGATTCTATTGTAATTCTAGCTGTTGTTATACTTAATGCCATTTTAGGAATCTATCAAGAGGGAAAAGCTGAAAAAGCATTGGAAGCTTTAAAAAGAATGTCTTCCCCAACTGCAAAAGTTATTAGAAATGGATATATTGATGTAGTCCCTGCAGCAAATTTGGTGCCGGGAGATGCAGTAATACTAGAAGCGGGCGATATTATTCCTGCAGATATGAGACTAGTGGAAAGCTCTAACCTTACTATAGATGAAGCATCTTTAACAGGAGAATCAGTTCCAGTAGAAAAGAAGTGTGGTGCCATAATTGAGGAAGACGTTTCCTTGGGAGATAGGGAAAACATGGCTTATATGAGCACAATAGTAGCCTATGGAAGGGGAAAAGGTATTGTAACAGAAACTGGTCACAATACAGAAATTGGGAAGATAGCAACTCAAATTCAATCCTTAGATGAAGACTTAACTCCATTACAAAAGAAATTAAATCAGTTAGGTAAATATCTTGGAATTATAACCATAATTGTGTGCGTAATTGTATTTGGTATTGGTATATTACAGGGAAGAGGTATTCTAGAAATGTTTATGGTTGCCATAAGTTTGGCCGTTGCAGCCATTCCTGAAGGGCTACCTGCAATAGTGACCATAGTGCTAGCCCTAGGCATGAATAAAATGGTGGGCAGAAATGCTATTGTCAAAAAATTATTGGCTGTAGAAACTCTTGGAAGTATAACAGTTATATGCTCTGATAAGACAGGTACTTTAACCCAAAACGAAATGACGGTAGTTAAAATATTTACTAATAATAAAGTGATAGATGTAACAGGTGTTGGATATGAATCATCAGGAAAGTTCAAAATTGGTGGTAAAGAAATTGTAGTAGAAGAGATACAGGATTTAAAAACCTTGCTTTCTATAGGAGTATTAGCCAATGATGCGAATATTACTAATATTAGTGGAACAGTTAGTATACTAGGTAATCCAACAGAAGGAGCATTGCTTACATTAGGGAAAAAAGGAAATATAGATAAAGACAAATTTAATAGAGAATATCCTAGAATTCAAGAAATGCCCTTTGATTCTAATCGAAAAATGATGACCACATTCCATCAAAATTACATAGCAGAAAAGATTGTGTCATTTACAAAGGGAGCACCGGATATAGTTGTTAATAGATGTAAATATATTAGCATTAATGGAGAGGTATTGCCTCTAAATGATAGTCTAAGAAAAAAGGTATTAGATACAAATGATTATTTTGCAAAGGATGCTCTAAGAGTTTTAGCCTTAGCTTATAAGACGTATGCTAAACTCCCAGACGAGATCTCAACCGAAAACACAGAACAGCATATGATTTTAGTAGGTTTAGTAGGGATAATAGATCCTCCTAGACCTGAGGCAAAGGAGGCAATAGTAAAGTGTAAAGAAGCTGGAATAACTCCTATAATGATAACTGGAGATTATAAAGAGACTGCCTTTGCTATTTCCAAAGAATTAGGTATAGCTGAATCAAGTGACGAGGCTATAATGGGTGAAGAATTAGATAAAATTTCTGATATGGAATTAAGGAAGATAGTTGAAAAAACAAAAGTCTACTCTAGAGTATCTCCTGAGCATAAGGTTAGAATAGTTTCTGCTCTAAAAGCTAAAGGGGAAATAGTTGCTATGACTGGAGATGGGGTCAATGATTCAATGGCACTAAAGAAAGCTGATATTGGAATTTCCATGGGGATAACCGGAACGGATGTTGCTAAAAATACTGCAGAAGTAATTCTAACAGATGATAATTTTGCCAGTATTGTATCTGCTGTAGAAGAAGGTAGAATAATATTTAGAAATATAAGGAAGTTTGTTTTCTTTTTATTATCTTGTAATATTGGAGAAATCATTATAGTTTTCACAAGTATATTATTAAATCTCCCTATTCCATTATTGCCAATACAATTATTATGGTTAAACTTGGTAACTGACAGTTTTCCAGCTTTGGCCTTAGGTGTGGAAAAAGGTGAAGAGGATATTATGAAGTTAAAACCTCGGAACCCAGATACACCAATAATAGATAATTCAATGATGATTGATATTATAGTTCAAAGTATAGTTATTGGTGCCACATCATTATTAGCATATATTTGGGGATTGAATACATTTCCAGGGAATTTAATAAAGGCAAGAACAATTACTTTTACAACATTGATTCTTGCTGAACTTCTAAGAGCATATTCAAGTAGGTCAGATAAATACATACTTTTTGAAATTGGAGTATTTTCAAATCCAACTATGGTCTACGGAACTACTATATCCTTTTTATTAATGTTAGGAGTCATATATATTCCAGTTTTACAATCGATATTTCATACGATTCCATTAGAAATAAATGACTGGGGAGTTATTTCTAGCTTTGCTTTACTTCCTTTAATTATAGGAGAATTATATAAGGTAATATTTAATAGAAAAAATAAAATTTAA
- a CDS encoding TIGR01906 family membrane protein, whose translation MLVVILIISISVAMLMIAIEKNAYNKSYYLKSFEKYNIEEVTGKSMDDLEEITDSLIAYLKGEGYDELLIPHFNEKEVAHMRDVQDLFDQARLIKFFSIAISVILIIYFGVNYGKKTLGKVLFYGLFSNHVIVILLALVIATDFNKYWTIFHHIFFTNDLWLLNPKTDLMIQMLPEQFFSGIALNLMLSFFIYLAIIQLVGLYYMKKGRGKWKGLKI comes from the coding sequence GTGCTTGTAGTTATATTAATAATATCAATATCTGTAGCTATGCTGATGATTGCTATAGAAAAAAATGCATATAATAAAAGTTACTATTTAAAATCATTTGAGAAGTATAATATCGAAGAAGTTACAGGTAAAAGTATGGACGATTTAGAGGAAATAACTGATAGTTTAATTGCATATTTAAAGGGTGAAGGGTATGATGAATTATTGATACCGCATTTTAATGAAAAGGAAGTAGCCCATATGAGAGATGTACAGGATCTATTTGATCAAGCTAGATTGATAAAGTTTTTTTCTATAGCAATTTCTGTGATTCTGATAATTTATTTTGGTGTTAATTATGGAAAAAAAACCTTAGGAAAAGTTTTATTTTATGGATTGTTTTCAAACCATGTAATTGTGATACTTTTGGCCCTTGTAATAGCAACGGACTTTAATAAATACTGGACAATTTTCCACCATATATTTTTCACAAATGACCTTTGGCTTTTAAATCCAAAGACTGATTTGATGATACAGATGCTTCCAGAACAATTCTTTAGCGGTATAGCTTTAAATCTCATGTTATCTTTCTTCATATATTTGGCAATAATACAATTAGTAGGACTTTATTATATGAAGAAAGGTAGAGGAAAGTGGAAAGGTTTGAAAATTTAA
- a CDS encoding restriction endonuclease, whose protein sequence is MERFENLKERYQKYKNDSIVKNYYSKEIYKGKTYKAVNFDKIAIVILMFIILTTLFASFTNSIILPIYISLLLVFIITRGLISIRDKRIDSKIQNINEELKSSRVMRELSQMNREEFINYSKELLEKYYLNEFVLGEDGIDLIGNIRNKTYAVKCIKSTLEDKIIRKKVDEFHNYINYLGYDEGIIITNSYFQDEIKENTSLILFDFTGLKDILKSIKEYPTDEEIRNYIKYRHDDKKKNFQEQFKTFNLRKISKLYGISVILYIISYFVSYTLYYRIVAVLTFIVATIIGCIKITEYIRLTNKTYLHK, encoded by the coding sequence GTGGAAAGGTTTGAAAATTTAAAAGAAAGATACCAAAAATATAAGAATGATTCAATAGTTAAAAATTATTATTCAAAAGAAATATACAAAGGTAAGACATATAAAGCTGTAAATTTTGATAAGATTGCTATTGTTATTTTAATGTTTATTATCTTAACTACATTATTTGCTTCATTTACAAATTCTATTATTTTACCTATTTATATAAGCTTATTGTTGGTATTTATAATTACAAGGGGTCTAATTTCCATTAGAGATAAGAGGATAGATTCAAAGATTCAAAATATAAATGAAGAGTTGAAAAGCAGCAGGGTAATGAGAGAGTTATCACAAATGAATAGAGAAGAATTTATTAATTACTCTAAAGAATTATTAGAAAAATATTATTTAAATGAATTTGTATTAGGTGAAGATGGAATTGATCTTATAGGAAATATTCGTAACAAGACATATGCAGTTAAGTGTATTAAATCAACTTTAGAAGACAAGATAATACGAAAAAAAGTAGATGAATTTCATAATTATATAAATTATTTAGGTTATGATGAAGGAATTATAATAACAAACTCATATTTTCAAGATGAAATTAAAGAAAATACTTCTTTAATATTATTTGATTTTACGGGTTTAAAAGATATATTAAAGAGTATAAAAGAATACCCAACAGATGAAGAGATTAGAAACTATATAAAGTATCGTCATGATGATAAAAAAAAGAATTTTCAAGAACAGTTTAAAACGTTCAATTTAAGAAAGATATCAAAACTATATGGTATTTCCGTAATTTTATATATTATTTCTTATTTTGTAAGTTATACACTTTATTATAGAATCGTTGCTGTACTCACCTTTATAGTAGCAACTATAATTGGTTGCATTAAGATAACTGAGTATATTAGATTAACAAATAAAACATATTTACATAAATAG
- a CDS encoding folate family ECF transporter S component — protein sequence MKRTKSKMDVKTVVKAGFLVAISIVMTRFVFIMIPIAGASGLRISFGDMPIMLSGFMFGPVIGGLTGIAADLLGVLINPQGPYFPGFTLSSMLWGVIPGVLTYLFGKNKSHSKLFSIKFVSISVGISYIIVSLILNTIWLSQLYGTGFIVLLPARVLSAAISIPIYSIILNVLLKYLRRFM from the coding sequence ATGAAAAGAACAAAATCTAAAATGGATGTAAAGACAGTTGTAAAAGCAGGTTTTTTAGTTGCTATTAGTATTGTGATGACTAGGTTTGTATTTATTATGATCCCAATTGCTGGAGCTTCTGGGTTACGTATTAGCTTCGGGGACATGCCTATTATGCTATCTGGTTTTATGTTTGGGCCAGTTATAGGTGGATTAACTGGGATAGCAGCAGATTTATTAGGTGTTTTAATAAACCCTCAGGGACCATATTTTCCAGGCTTTACTCTTAGTTCTATGCTATGGGGAGTTATACCAGGGGTGTTAACATATTTATTTGGAAAAAACAAATCACATTCTAAACTTTTTTCAATTAAATTTGTCTCAATATCTGTAGGGATATCATATATCATTGTTTCATTAATATTAAATACTATATGGCTATCTCAATTATATGGAACTGGGTTTATAGTGTTGTTACCAGCTAGAGTTTTAAGTGCTGCAATTAGTATTCCTATCTATAGTATAATTTTAAATGTATTATTAAAATATTTAAGAAGATTTATGTAA
- a CDS encoding flavodoxin family protein, whose protein sequence is MKKVLALMGSPRRNKNTEKLLDYLLDGIDKSVYDVNKVVLKNLDINHCTGCEHCGRTSNCAFKDDMIDIYNGFDDSDIIILASPLYFNSINGLSKNMVDRCQRYWSIKYVLGENYKRNETRKGIFLSVGGAPFTHNQFDGTIPIIDYFFKAINAEYAGNYFVSNTDNNPIIDRLEVQQELNIIGNEIDDLKNFYLHR, encoded by the coding sequence GTGAAAAAAGTATTAGCTTTAATGGGGAGTCCTAGGAGAAATAAAAATACAGAGAAATTATTAGATTATTTATTAGATGGAATTGATAAATCAGTCTATGATGTAAATAAGGTAGTCTTAAAAAATTTGGATATTAACCATTGTACAGGTTGCGAACATTGTGGTAGGACGTCAAATTGTGCATTCAAAGATGACATGATAGATATTTATAATGGTTTCGATGATAGTGATATAATTATATTAGCTTCACCATTATATTTTAATTCTATCAATGGGTTATCAAAAAATATGGTGGATAGATGTCAAAGATATTGGTCCATAAAATATGTGCTTGGTGAGAATTATAAGAGAAATGAAACTAGAAAAGGCATATTTTTAAGTGTAGGTGGAGCACCTTTTACTCATAACCAATTCGATGGAACCATACCTATTATTGATTATTTTTTCAAGGCGATAAACGCAGAATATGCAGGAAACTATTTCGTTTCAAATACCGATAACAATCCAATAATTGATAGATTAGAAGTTCAGCAAGAACTTAATATAATAGGAAATGAAATTGATGATTTAAAAAACTTCTACCTACATAGGTAG
- a CDS encoding phosphate propanoyltransferase, with amino-acid sequence MKTQLPIALSNRHIHLSRKDIDTLFGEGYELTKTKDLSQPGQFACEEKVDIVGPKRTIKGVRILGPERSETQVEVSVSDAFTLGVESVIKNSGDLNDTPGARIVGPKGEVELEKGIIVAARHIHMHTTDGEDFGVADKDMVKIKVNGPRGLIFDNVLVRVNPSYALEMHVDVEEGNAAGVKNGDIVELIK; translated from the coding sequence ATGAAAACACAATTACCAATAGCATTATCTAATAGACATATCCATTTAAGTCGAAAAGATATAGACACATTATTCGGTGAAGGATATGAGCTAACAAAAACAAAGGATTTATCTCAACCAGGTCAATTTGCATGTGAAGAAAAGGTTGATATTGTTGGACCAAAGAGAACTATAAAAGGTGTAAGAATTCTTGGACCAGAAAGGTCTGAAACTCAAGTAGAGGTTTCAGTTTCTGATGCATTTACATTAGGTGTTGAATCTGTTATAAAAAATTCTGGTGATTTAAATGATACTCCTGGAGCAAGAATAGTTGGTCCAAAAGGTGAAGTTGAATTAGAAAAGGGAATTATAGTAGCTGCTAGACACATTCATATGCACACTACAGATGGAGAAGATTTTGGTGTAGCGGATAAAGATATGGTGAAAATCAAGGTAAATGGACCTAGAGGCTTAATATTTGATAATGTTTTAGTAAGAGTAAACCCTTCATATGCGTTAGAAATGCATGTTGATGTTGAGGAAGGAAATGCAGCAGGAGTTAAGAATGGAGATATTGTAGAATTAATAAAATAG
- the deoC gene encoding deoxyribose-phosphate aldolase has protein sequence MTSIPSMIDHTLLKPDASRDMIDVLCKEAIDNNFGAICVNPYHVKYCKELLKDSNVKIATVVGFPLGANSKEVKAFETKNAIENGADEIDMVINIGALKDNDYLTVKDDIKAVVDAAHSKALVKVIIETCLLTDDEKKKACELSMEAGADYVKTSTGFSTGGAKVEDIKLMKSVVGTKLGIKASGGVRDLQTAKEMIEAGATRLGTSSGVKIVKDI, from the coding sequence ATGACTAGTATACCATCAATGATAGATCATACATTGCTAAAACCTGATGCATCGAGAGATATGATAGACGTTTTATGTAAGGAAGCAATTGATAATAATTTTGGCGCAATATGTGTTAATCCGTACCATGTTAAATATTGCAAAGAGTTGCTAAAAGATTCTAATGTAAAAATCGCAACAGTAGTAGGTTTTCCTTTAGGAGCAAATAGTAAAGAAGTAAAAGCCTTTGAGACAAAGAATGCCATTGAAAATGGAGCAGATGAAATTGATATGGTGATAAATATTGGTGCTTTGAAAGATAATGATTATTTAACTGTAAAGGATGATATAAAGGCAGTTGTAGATGCAGCTCATAGTAAGGCCTTAGTAAAAGTTATAATCGAGACTTGTCTGCTAACTGATGATGAAAAGAAGAAAGCTTGTGAATTATCTATGGAAGCAGGTGCTGATTATGTCAAGACTTCTACAGGATTTAGTACAGGTGGAGCTAAAGTAGAGGACATTAAGTTAATGAAGTCAGTGGTTGGGACTAAACTTGGTATAAAAGCATCAGGTGGAGTTAGAGATTTACAAACTGCAAAAGAAATGATAGAAGCTGGAGCTACTAGACTTGGAACAAGTTCTGGTGTGAAAATAGTAAAAGATATTTAA
- a CDS encoding YhcN/YlaJ family sporulation lipoprotein, whose protein sequence is MKRRFIYLVLVLLITLSGCTSEKIIDESKKENIAIPVGGADGEILERSENISDIVVELYGIDDATTIILNNTAIIGLKIAYDQKLTDETIKIIEEKVISYDDSLTEVIVTDKDKIFSEISDIVYDLLQGSSYDSLVDEINKIKNKIK, encoded by the coding sequence ATGAAGAGAAGATTTATATATTTAGTTTTAGTGCTATTAATAACACTTAGTGGGTGCACTTCTGAAAAAATAATAGACGAGAGTAAAAAAGAAAATATTGCTATACCAGTTGGTGGTGCAGATGGTGAAATTCTAGAAAGATCTGAGAACATATCAGATATTGTGGTTGAATTATATGGAATTGATGATGCTACAACAATTATATTAAACAATACGGCTATAATTGGATTGAAAATAGCATATGACCAAAAGTTAACTGATGAAACTATTAAAATAATAGAAGAAAAGGTAATATCATATGATGATAGTTTAACAGAGGTTATTGTTACGGATAAGGATAAAATATTTAGTGAAATAAGTGATATTGTATATGATTTATTACAAGGGAGTTCTTATGATAGCTTAGTAGATGAAATAAATAAAATCAAAAATAAAATAAAATGA